In a single window of the Streptomyces sp. NBC_00285 genome:
- a CDS encoding pectinesterase family protein: MLRRRTLLTGIAGGLTAAASAPVFASGRHVLHVHPGDSVQAAVDAVTGPGRTVVVHPGTYREVVNIPASAAELTVRGATRDPRDVVIVYDNANGTQKPDGSGTYGTAGSATFTSAAPGLTVRDLTLANDWLRADHPDITGTQAVAAYTYGDRTHFDNVRLLAHQDTLFVETTALTSFDRQYFHRCHIEGDVDFVFGRATAVFEDCHFHTLRRDVNFTPKGMVFAPSTARANPYGILAVRSRFTSAAEDGAYKLARPWVPSYETTAWPSLVVRNSRIGPGIDPVAPYTNMREAYPWQTMRFAEYGNSGPGAVVPVPENRPQLTTAEAATHTRRSYLGNWRPYERP; this comes from the coding sequence ATGCTGCGCAGACGCACGCTCCTCACCGGGATCGCGGGCGGCCTGACAGCGGCCGCCTCCGCACCCGTCTTCGCTTCCGGCCGCCATGTCCTGCATGTGCACCCCGGCGACTCCGTCCAGGCGGCCGTCGACGCGGTCACCGGCCCGGGCCGGACGGTCGTCGTCCACCCGGGGACCTATCGCGAGGTGGTGAACATCCCCGCCTCCGCAGCGGAGCTGACCGTGCGCGGCGCCACCCGCGACCCCCGTGACGTGGTCATCGTGTACGACAACGCCAACGGCACCCAGAAGCCCGACGGTTCGGGCACCTACGGCACCGCAGGCTCCGCCACCTTCACCTCCGCGGCCCCCGGCCTCACCGTCCGCGACCTCACCCTCGCCAACGACTGGCTGCGCGCCGACCACCCCGACATCACCGGCACCCAGGCGGTCGCGGCCTACACCTACGGCGACCGCACCCACTTCGACAACGTCCGCCTCCTCGCCCACCAGGACACCCTGTTCGTCGAGACGACCGCGCTCACCTCCTTCGACCGGCAGTACTTCCACCGCTGCCACATCGAGGGAGACGTCGACTTCGTCTTCGGCCGGGCCACCGCCGTCTTCGAGGACTGCCACTTCCACACCCTCCGGCGGGACGTGAACTTCACCCCCAAGGGCATGGTCTTCGCCCCCTCCACCGCCCGCGCCAACCCGTACGGCATCCTCGCCGTCCGCTCCCGCTTCACCTCCGCTGCAGAGGACGGGGCGTACAAACTGGCGCGGCCGTGGGTCCCGTCGTACGAGACGACCGCCTGGCCGTCCCTCGTCGTGCGGAACTCCCGGATAGGCCCCGGGATCGACCCGGTCGCGCCCTACACCAACATGCGCGAGGCCTACCCGTGGCAGACCATGCGCTTTGCGGAGTACGGCAACTCCGGCCCCGGCGCGGTCGTTCCGGTCCCGGAGAACCGGCCGCAGCTGACCACCGCCGAGGCCGCCACGCACACCAGGCGGAGCTACCTCGGGAACTGGAGGCCCTATGAGCGCCCGTGA
- a CDS encoding pectinesterase family protein → MSSPHIQLPLNRRGFLLASTGAAAALALTPAAASAAAPAAGRRPFGRFGAPAARLTPQTLYVDPRGRGDHTTVKAAVTAATGSGWTLVLAPGTYRETVAVDVTRTEATWIGASEDPQDVVIVYDNAAGTPKPGGGTYGTTGSATTTVQAAGFTARWITFANDWLRADHPDITGTQAVALKVQGDRSAFHHCRFLGHQDTLYADSTALTSFARQYFAHCYAEGDVDFVFGRGTAVHEDCHFRTLNRTDLAAAPYGFVFAPSTAGANPLGYLVTRSRVSSEAPDGSYKLARPWVPSSDTTARPSLVVRDTRLGPGIDAAAPYANMSDAFPWQNQRFAEYRNTGPGARITVPENRPQLTREQAESATREAYLGDWKPWKETC, encoded by the coding sequence ATGTCCTCGCCCCACATACAACTCCCCCTGAACAGAAGGGGATTCCTGCTCGCGAGCACCGGAGCGGCAGCCGCGCTCGCCCTGACGCCGGCCGCCGCGTCCGCCGCCGCCCCGGCCGCCGGCAGACGTCCCTTCGGCCGCTTCGGGGCACCGGCCGCGCGGCTCACCCCGCAGACGCTGTACGTCGACCCGCGGGGCCGCGGTGACCACACCACCGTCAAGGCCGCCGTCACCGCCGCCACCGGCAGCGGCTGGACGCTGGTCCTCGCCCCCGGCACCTACCGGGAGACCGTCGCCGTCGACGTCACCCGGACCGAGGCGACCTGGATCGGCGCCTCCGAGGACCCACAGGACGTCGTGATCGTGTACGACAACGCGGCCGGCACACCCAAGCCGGGCGGCGGCACCTACGGCACCACCGGATCGGCCACCACGACCGTGCAGGCCGCCGGCTTCACCGCCCGCTGGATCACCTTCGCCAACGACTGGCTGCGCGCCGACCACCCCGACATCACCGGCACCCAGGCCGTCGCCCTCAAGGTCCAGGGCGACCGCTCCGCCTTCCACCACTGCCGCTTCCTCGGCCACCAGGACACCCTGTACGCCGACTCGACCGCCCTGACCTCCTTCGCCCGCCAGTACTTCGCGCACTGCTACGCCGAGGGAGACGTCGACTTCGTCTTCGGCCGGGGCACGGCAGTCCACGAGGACTGCCACTTCCGGACCCTGAACCGGACCGACCTTGCGGCAGCGCCGTACGGTTTCGTCTTCGCGCCCTCCACGGCGGGCGCCAACCCGCTCGGCTACCTGGTCACCAGGAGCCGTGTCAGCAGCGAGGCCCCGGACGGCTCCTACAAGCTGGCCCGCCCGTGGGTCCCGAGCTCCGACACCACGGCCCGTCCGTCACTCGTGGTCCGGGACACCCGGCTCGGCCCCGGCATCGACGCGGCCGCCCCTTACGCCAATATGTCGGACGCCTTCCCCTGGCAGAACCAGCGGTTCGCCGAGTACCGCAACACCGGCCCCGGCGCCAGGATCACCGTCCCGGAGAACCGGCCCCAACTCACCCGCGAACAGGCCGAGTCGGCGACCAGAGAGGCCTACCTCGGCGACTGGAAGCCGTGGAAGGAGACGTGCTGA
- a CDS encoding pectate lyase family protein, whose product MNTHAWHGHVITKAMAVAGCAALVLAATGTTAQAKGHDVTREALAANDGWGSDGTGTTGGAAADAAHVYTVTDWAGFKAALAAGGTTPKIIKVKGTIDAVSEGCDSLAAPGYDFDAYLAKYSPEAWGLDTDLSAEPAGSPEGLRRVSAANQDQTIKANVPANTTIIGVGRNAGFKGASLQIKAVDNVIVRNLTFESPIDCFPQWDPTDGDKGNWNSEYDTAVVYGSTHVWLDHNTFTDGSHPDSAAPTYFGMLYQQHDGELDIVRGANYVTASWNVFADHDKTILIGNSDSESTAVGDRGKLKVTFHHNLFSDLVERAPRVRFGQVDSYNNHFVANADYSYSFGIGKESQLVSEHNAFTLPTGVSAAKVLKRWNVSPLTADDNYVNGTPTDLIAVHNAEIPAETLQSGAGWTPTLRTKIDPAKKIPGIVDRGAGAGRIC is encoded by the coding sequence ATGAACACACACGCATGGCATGGGCATGTCATAACAAAGGCGATGGCCGTGGCAGGCTGCGCCGCCCTGGTCCTCGCGGCCACCGGCACCACCGCCCAGGCCAAGGGGCATGACGTCACCCGCGAGGCCCTCGCCGCGAACGACGGCTGGGGCTCCGACGGCACCGGTACCACCGGGGGCGCGGCCGCCGACGCCGCCCACGTCTACACCGTCACCGACTGGGCTGGCTTCAAGGCCGCCCTCGCCGCAGGCGGCACCACGCCGAAGATCATCAAGGTGAAGGGGACCATCGACGCCGTCTCCGAGGGCTGCGACTCGCTCGCCGCGCCCGGCTACGACTTCGACGCCTACCTGGCGAAGTACTCGCCCGAGGCCTGGGGCCTGGACACCGACCTGAGCGCCGAGCCCGCAGGCAGCCCCGAGGGACTGCGCCGCGTCTCCGCCGCCAACCAGGACCAGACCATCAAGGCGAACGTCCCCGCCAACACCACGATCATCGGGGTCGGCAGGAACGCCGGCTTCAAGGGCGCCAGCCTCCAGATCAAGGCCGTCGACAACGTCATCGTCCGCAACCTCACCTTCGAGAGCCCCATCGACTGCTTCCCGCAGTGGGACCCGACCGACGGCGACAAGGGCAACTGGAACTCCGAGTACGACACCGCCGTCGTCTACGGCTCCACCCATGTGTGGCTGGACCACAACACGTTCACCGACGGATCCCACCCCGACAGCGCCGCGCCGACCTACTTCGGCATGCTCTACCAGCAGCACGACGGCGAGCTGGACATCGTCCGCGGCGCGAACTACGTCACCGCCTCCTGGAACGTCTTCGCCGACCACGACAAGACGATCCTGATCGGCAACAGCGACAGCGAGTCCACGGCGGTGGGGGACCGGGGCAAGCTCAAGGTCACCTTCCACCACAACCTGTTCTCGGACCTCGTCGAGCGCGCACCGCGCGTCCGCTTCGGACAGGTCGACTCCTACAACAACCACTTCGTGGCGAACGCCGACTACTCCTACAGCTTCGGCATCGGCAAGGAGTCCCAACTCGTCTCCGAGCACAACGCGTTCACGCTTCCGACGGGTGTCAGCGCGGCCAAGGTGCTCAAGCGGTGGAACGTCTCGCCGCTCACCGCCGACGACAACTACGTCAACGGCACGCCCACCGACCTGATCGCCGTCCACAACGCGGAGATCCCCGCCGAGACCCTTCAGTCCGGTGCGGGCTGGACGCCCACCCTGCGCACGAAGATCGACCCGGCGAAGAAGATCCCGGGGATCGTCGACCGGGGCGCGGGCGCCGGACGCATCTGCTGA
- a CDS encoding rhamnogalacturonan acetylesterase, whose amino-acid sequence MSLTRRQVTMATIAAVPIAFSATGTAQAKEQRTLYIAGDSTAAQKYADAAPETGWGMALPFFLHKGLPVANHAVNGRSSKSFVDEGRLDAILGLIRPGDFLVVQFAHNDEKTADPTRYTEPWTTYQDYLRLYLDGARAKGARPVLVTPVERRKFDASGNAVPTHGEYPAAMRALAKEEGVALLDLQALSLALWQKLGVEETKRYFNWTATEQDNTHFNPPGAIAVARLVAGELLHRRVLAPRDVRRLDAEIPESWITWPSPATA is encoded by the coding sequence ATGTCTCTTACCCGCAGACAGGTCACCATGGCGACGATCGCCGCCGTGCCCATCGCTTTCAGCGCGACCGGTACCGCTCAGGCCAAGGAACAGCGCACCCTCTACATCGCCGGTGACTCCACGGCAGCCCAGAAATACGCCGACGCCGCGCCCGAGACCGGGTGGGGTATGGCTCTCCCCTTCTTTCTGCACAAGGGTCTCCCGGTCGCCAACCACGCGGTGAACGGGCGGAGTTCGAAGTCCTTCGTCGACGAGGGGCGGCTCGACGCCATTCTCGGGCTGATCAGGCCCGGTGACTTCCTGGTCGTCCAGTTCGCGCACAACGACGAGAAGACCGCCGATCCGACCCGGTACACCGAGCCGTGGACGACGTATCAGGACTATCTGCGCCTGTACCTCGACGGCGCCCGCGCCAAGGGTGCCCGTCCGGTGCTGGTCACGCCCGTCGAGCGTCGGAAGTTCGACGCGAGCGGCAACGCCGTGCCGACCCACGGTGAGTACCCCGCCGCGATGCGTGCGCTCGCAAAGGAAGAGGGCGTGGCGCTGCTCGACCTCCAGGCGCTGTCGCTCGCCCTGTGGCAGAAGCTCGGGGTCGAGGAGACCAAGCGGTACTTCAACTGGACCGCGACCGAGCAGGACAACACGCACTTCAATCCGCCGGGTGCCATCGCGGTGGCCCGGCTCGTCGCCGGTGAGCTGCTGCACCGGCGGGTGCTGGCGCCCCGGGACGTGCGCCGGCTCGACGCCGAGATCCCTGAGTCCTGGATCACCTGGCCGTCGCCGGCCACTGCCTGA
- a CDS encoding ABC transporter substrate-binding protein, which yields MKISIRRSRRAAIAVALGSVLALTATACGDNGSGSGGDKGDEGSGKGKIVFWDNNGGVRTDAWKAIIAAFQKANPGIKVEYVGIASTEYQSKVDTAIQGGGLPDVGGVGAAMLAGFSAQKALEPLDDRLAKSSLSGKLNENMVASLKAAGGGDGTLYSIPTSANNGVLYYRTDLFKRAGLDEPTTWDKFYEAARKLTDSKKNEFGYTIRGGAGSIAQALDASYGQSGITSFWNGDKTTLNDPKNVAALEKYAALYKKDTPAADLNNDFTKMVAQWDSGTIGMLNHNLGSYQDHVKALGAGKFRGIPQPIGASGKRVQVSNPVDGLGVFKSSKNKEAAWKFIEFATSRAENSEFNKAAGQVPSNNDAAKDAWISQAEPTKLAAAALTDGSTSIVQLPYYLPDWNTISKADNEPNFQKVLLGDMSAKKFLDTMADQLNTAQAEWKEQNG from the coding sequence ATGAAGATCAGCATCCGCAGAAGCAGGCGCGCTGCCATAGCCGTCGCCCTCGGGTCCGTACTGGCGCTCACCGCCACCGCCTGCGGTGACAACGGCAGCGGGTCCGGCGGCGACAAGGGCGACGAGGGCAGCGGCAAGGGAAAGATCGTCTTCTGGGACAACAACGGCGGTGTGCGCACCGACGCCTGGAAGGCGATCATCGCCGCGTTCCAGAAGGCGAACCCCGGCATCAAGGTCGAGTACGTCGGCATCGCCTCCACCGAGTACCAGTCCAAGGTCGACACCGCCATCCAGGGCGGCGGCCTGCCGGACGTCGGTGGCGTCGGTGCGGCCATGCTCGCCGGGTTCTCCGCGCAGAAGGCGCTGGAGCCGCTGGACGACCGCCTCGCCAAGTCCTCCCTGAGCGGCAAGCTCAACGAGAACATGGTCGCTTCGCTGAAGGCGGCGGGCGGCGGGGACGGGACCCTGTACTCGATCCCGACCTCCGCGAACAACGGCGTGCTGTACTACCGGACCGACCTGTTCAAGAGGGCCGGCCTCGACGAGCCGACCACCTGGGACAAGTTCTACGAGGCCGCGCGCAAGCTCACCGACTCCAAGAAGAACGAGTTCGGTTACACCATCCGCGGAGGAGCCGGGTCGATCGCCCAGGCCCTGGACGCCTCGTACGGGCAGAGCGGGATCACCTCCTTCTGGAACGGCGACAAGACCACCCTCAACGACCCGAAGAACGTGGCGGCGTTGGAGAAGTACGCGGCGCTGTACAAGAAGGACACTCCGGCGGCCGACCTCAACAACGACTTCACCAAGATGGTCGCGCAGTGGGACTCCGGCACCATCGGGATGCTGAACCACAACCTGGGCTCCTACCAGGACCATGTGAAGGCGCTCGGAGCCGGCAAGTTCCGGGGAATTCCGCAGCCGATCGGCGCCTCCGGCAAGCGGGTCCAGGTGTCCAACCCCGTTGACGGGCTCGGGGTGTTCAAGAGCTCGAAGAACAAGGAAGCCGCCTGGAAGTTCATCGAGTTCGCCACCTCGCGCGCGGAGAACTCGGAGTTCAACAAGGCGGCGGGACAGGTGCCGTCGAACAACGACGCCGCCAAGGACGCGTGGATCTCCCAGGCGGAGCCCACGAAGCTCGCCGCCGCCGCGCTGACCGACGGCTCCACGAGCATCGTCCAGTTGCCGTACTACCTGCCCGACTGGAACACGATCTCCAAGGCCGACAACGAGCCGAACTTCCAGAAGGTGCTGCTGGGTGACATGAGTGCGAAGAAGTTCCTGGACACCATGGCCGACCAGCTGAACACGGCCCAGGCGGAGTGGAAGGAACAGAACGGCTGA
- a CDS encoding glycoside hydrolase family 43 protein has protein sequence MTYPNPARPATYTNPVLNADWSDPDVIRVGDDFYLTASSFGRAPGLPLLHSRDLVNWTLIGHALERLEPAAEFTRPRHDCGVWAPSLRYHDERFWIFWGDPDQGIFQINAPEIRGPWTRPHLLKSGRGLIDPCPLWDEETGEAYLVHAWARSRSGVKNRLTGHRMDLDGRELLDEGKVIVDGDRIPGWFTLEGPKLYQHDGWFWILAPAGGVETGWQGAFRSRGFFGPYEEKVVLEQGDTDVNGPHQGGWVRTPSGQDWFLHFQQKGAYGRVVHLQPMRWGPDGWPVLGEAGTPVAVHERPDLPPQPDAAPATDDDFPGGRFGRQWQWTANPQPGWATHHSGDGLRLTCVRSADAHDLRRVPNLLTQRLPGTPSAVEVELRLHSEEPGARAGLAVLGDAFSWIGLQRGADGAVHLVHRFAEGVAEQERDAEHPRPALAEKVRLRIEIGTGARCRFFCDLGDGPQPSGPVFAATPWRWVGALLGLFALAPVGGGHAGAATFSHLRIDHL, from the coding sequence GTGACGTACCCGAACCCGGCCCGGCCGGCGACGTACACGAACCCGGTCCTGAACGCCGACTGGTCCGACCCCGACGTCATCCGTGTCGGCGACGACTTCTACCTCACCGCCTCCAGCTTCGGCCGCGCCCCGGGCCTGCCGCTGCTGCACTCCCGCGACCTGGTCAACTGGACGCTGATCGGCCACGCCCTCGAACGCCTGGAACCGGCCGCGGAGTTCACCAGGCCCCGGCACGACTGCGGGGTCTGGGCGCCCTCTCTCCGTTACCACGACGAACGGTTCTGGATCTTCTGGGGCGACCCCGACCAGGGCATCTTCCAGATCAACGCCCCCGAGATCAGGGGCCCTTGGACTCGCCCGCACCTCCTCAAGTCGGGCAGGGGCCTGATCGACCCGTGCCCCCTGTGGGACGAGGAGACCGGCGAGGCCTACCTCGTGCACGCCTGGGCCAGGTCCCGCTCCGGCGTCAAGAACCGGCTCACCGGTCACCGGATGGATCTCGACGGCCGTGAACTCCTCGACGAGGGCAAGGTGATCGTCGACGGCGATCGGATCCCCGGCTGGTTCACCCTCGAAGGCCCCAAGCTCTATCAGCACGACGGCTGGTTCTGGATCCTCGCCCCCGCGGGAGGAGTCGAGACCGGCTGGCAGGGCGCCTTCCGCTCACGCGGGTTCTTCGGGCCCTACGAGGAGAAGGTCGTCCTGGAGCAGGGGGACACCGACGTCAACGGCCCCCACCAGGGCGGCTGGGTGCGCACCCCGTCCGGCCAGGACTGGTTCCTGCACTTCCAGCAGAAGGGCGCCTACGGCAGGGTCGTCCACCTCCAGCCCATGCGCTGGGGTCCGGACGGCTGGCCGGTGCTCGGCGAGGCGGGCACCCCCGTCGCCGTGCACGAGAGGCCCGACCTGCCGCCGCAGCCGGACGCGGCGCCCGCCACCGACGACGACTTCCCCGGCGGACGTTTCGGCCGACAGTGGCAGTGGACCGCCAACCCGCAGCCCGGCTGGGCCACCCACCACTCCGGCGACGGACTCCGGCTCACCTGCGTCCGCTCGGCCGACGCGCACGACCTGCGCAGAGTGCCGAACCTTCTCACCCAGCGGCTGCCCGGCACACCCTCGGCGGTCGAGGTGGAACTGCGGTTGCACAGCGAGGAACCGGGGGCCCGCGCCGGACTCGCCGTTCTCGGTGACGCATTCAGCTGGATCGGACTCCAGCGGGGGGCCGACGGCGCCGTCCACCTCGTGCACCGGTTCGCCGAGGGCGTCGCCGAGCAGGAACGGGACGCCGAGCACCCCCGGCCCGCCCTCGCCGAGAAGGTACGGCTGCGGATCGAGATCGGCACCGGGGCGCGCTGCAGGTTCTTCTGCGACCTCGGCGACGGCCCGCAGCCCTCCGGGCCCGTCTTCGCCGCCACGCCCTGGCGCTGGGTCGGCGCGCTGCTCGGACTGTTCGCGCTCGCGCCCGTCGGAGGAGGGCACGCCGGCGCGGCAACCTTCTCGCACTTGAGGATCGACCACCTGTAA
- a CDS encoding PmoA family protein, whose amino-acid sequence MTTPDFPVLCVAGRPVGRYVTRPELSARLSPRPYLHPVTTLAGTAVTELSPADHIHHLGVGVAVPDVEGHNFWGGRTYVRDQGPTELDNHGAQRHSSFQLRDPDGFVEELRWVATGGELLRERRTVAVTELTGTAWALDFTFSLTNVTQAALSIGSPATNGRPGAAYGGFFWRARKEQEAPDVFTVDREGEGAIHGTRADWVALTGRSWTLVFAGATERTRRDPWFVRAGEYPGVGSSLASQERLDVPPGETVVRRIVTVVADGRLPRLEAAALVRKAVSQ is encoded by the coding sequence ATGACGACCCCCGACTTCCCTGTCCTGTGTGTCGCGGGCCGCCCGGTCGGCCGTTACGTCACCCGGCCCGAGCTGTCCGCCCGGCTCTCCCCACGCCCCTATCTGCACCCCGTCACCACCCTGGCCGGCACGGCGGTCACCGAACTGAGCCCCGCCGACCACATCCACCACCTCGGCGTCGGTGTCGCGGTTCCCGACGTCGAGGGGCACAACTTCTGGGGCGGCCGGACCTACGTCCGCGACCAGGGCCCGACCGAGCTCGACAACCACGGTGCCCAGCGCCACAGTTCCTTCCAGCTCCGCGACCCGGACGGCTTCGTGGAGGAGCTGCGCTGGGTCGCCACCGGGGGCGAGCTGCTGCGTGAGCGCCGTACCGTCGCGGTCACCGAACTGACGGGCACCGCCTGGGCGTTGGACTTCACCTTCTCCCTCACCAACGTCACCCAGGCCGCCCTGTCGATCGGCAGCCCGGCCACCAACGGCCGCCCGGGCGCGGCCTACGGCGGCTTCTTCTGGCGGGCCCGCAAGGAGCAGGAGGCGCCGGACGTCTTCACCGTCGACCGCGAGGGCGAGGGCGCGATACACGGCACCCGCGCCGACTGGGTCGCCCTCACGGGCCGTAGCTGGACGCTCGTCTTCGCCGGGGCCACCGAACGGACCCGGCGGGACCCGTGGTTCGTGCGCGCCGGCGAATACCCGGGCGTGGGCTCCTCGTTGGCCTCCCAGGAGCGGCTGGACGTGCCGCCGGGCGAGACCGTCGTACGGCGGATCGTCACCGTCGTGGCCGACGGACGCCTCCCGCGCCTCGAAGCAGCGGCCCTGGTACGGAAGGCGGTCAGCCAGTGA
- a CDS encoding Gfo/Idh/MocA family protein — translation MSTVDIVLAGARGHGRWHLENIRRLQDKGIVRLAGICELTPLTGDEIPEGLGAPEQSADFGALLDSTGARIAVICTPIPTHTDLALLAAQRGVHILLEKPPAPSYAEFRRMADGVAAAGVACQIGFQSLGSHAVPAIRELVQEGAIGALTGIGGAGAWARAEAYYRRAPWAGKRRMNGVDVIDGALTNPLAHAVATALALGDASRAEDVTRIETELLRANDIESDDTSCVRVTTSAGLTVTVAVTLCAEEPGEPYVVVHGDRGRITYWYKQDRVLLQRAGRGPEEYEYGRTDLLENLVDHLTDGTGLLVVPDVTGAFMKVVEAIRLAPDPTPLPATAWQLLPDEERRVVPGIDGLVERAADTLALYSELGAGWAPPHDANEVST, via the coding sequence ATGAGCACCGTAGACATCGTCCTGGCGGGCGCGCGCGGCCACGGCCGCTGGCACCTGGAGAACATCCGCCGGCTCCAGGACAAGGGAATCGTACGGCTGGCGGGGATCTGTGAGCTGACCCCGCTGACCGGCGACGAGATCCCCGAGGGCCTGGGCGCGCCCGAGCAGTCCGCTGACTTCGGCGCGCTCCTCGACTCGACGGGCGCCCGGATCGCCGTGATCTGCACGCCGATCCCGACGCACACCGACCTGGCGCTCCTGGCGGCACAGAGGGGCGTCCACATCCTGCTGGAGAAGCCCCCCGCCCCCTCCTACGCCGAGTTCCGCCGCATGGCCGACGGGGTCGCCGCGGCCGGGGTCGCCTGCCAGATCGGCTTCCAGTCGCTGGGCTCGCACGCCGTGCCCGCGATCCGCGAGCTGGTCCAGGAGGGCGCGATCGGCGCGCTGACCGGGATCGGCGGAGCCGGTGCCTGGGCGCGTGCGGAGGCGTACTACCGGCGGGCACCCTGGGCGGGCAAGCGGCGGATGAACGGCGTCGACGTCATCGACGGCGCGCTGACCAACCCCCTCGCGCACGCCGTCGCCACCGCGCTGGCCCTGGGCGACGCGAGCCGTGCCGAGGACGTCACCCGCATCGAGACCGAGCTGCTGCGGGCCAACGACATCGAGTCCGACGACACCTCCTGTGTCCGCGTCACCACCTCGGCCGGTCTCACGGTGACCGTCGCGGTGACCCTGTGCGCCGAGGAGCCCGGCGAGCCGTATGTCGTCGTGCACGGCGACCGCGGCCGGATCACCTACTGGTACAAGCAGGACCGCGTACTGCTCCAGCGGGCCGGCCGCGGCCCCGAGGAGTACGAGTACGGCCGCACCGACCTGCTGGAGAACCTGGTCGACCACCTCACCGACGGCACCGGCCTCCTGGTCGTCCCGGACGTGACCGGTGCCTTCATGAAGGTCGTCGAGGCGATCCGGCTGGCCCCGGACCCGACCCCGCTGCCGGCCACGGCCTGGCAGCTGCTCCCCGACGAGGAGCGCCGGGTCGTGCCCGGCATCGACGGGCTCGTCGAACGCGCCGCCGACACCCTCGCCCTGTACTCCGAGCTGGGTGCCGGCTGGGCTCCGCCACATGACGCGAACGAGGTGAGTACATGA
- a CDS encoding carbohydrate ABC transporter permease: protein MITKEATEVAPVPVRNTPEAPRPVKRRRSWDEAPRWQIYTPLSIYLVFTLIPFYWILLFALRPAGSTSLVPWPITFDHFEKVWTQRSFGTYFENSVYVGLATLVMTTLVALAGGYALARFDFKVKSAFMLALLCSQFVPGALLLVPLFEIFAELNMINSLGSVIIAETVFQLPLSMILISNFIKNVPYTLEEAAWVDGCNRLTAFRIVVLPLLRPGLIAVGSFAFVHSWNHFLFALMFLNNQDKQTIPVGLNTLMSADSVDLGALAAGGIIAAVPVVIVFAFIQKWLITGFSAGAVKG from the coding sequence GTGATCACCAAGGAGGCCACCGAGGTCGCCCCCGTGCCCGTGCGGAACACGCCCGAGGCACCCCGCCCGGTGAAGCGCCGCCGCAGCTGGGACGAGGCCCCCCGCTGGCAGATCTACACACCGCTGTCGATCTACCTCGTCTTCACGCTCATCCCCTTCTACTGGATCCTGCTCTTCGCGCTGCGCCCGGCAGGTTCCACCTCGCTCGTGCCCTGGCCGATCACCTTCGACCACTTCGAGAAGGTGTGGACGCAGCGGTCGTTCGGCACCTACTTCGAGAACAGCGTGTACGTCGGCCTCGCCACCCTGGTGATGACGACCCTGGTGGCCCTGGCCGGCGGTTACGCCCTCGCGAGGTTCGACTTCAAGGTCAAGAGCGCCTTCATGCTGGCCCTGCTGTGCTCCCAGTTCGTGCCGGGCGCGCTGCTGCTGGTCCCGCTGTTCGAGATCTTCGCCGAGCTGAACATGATCAACTCGCTGGGCAGCGTCATCATCGCGGAGACGGTCTTCCAGCTGCCGCTGTCGATGATCCTGATCAGCAACTTCATCAAGAACGTGCCGTACACCCTGGAGGAGGCGGCCTGGGTCGACGGCTGCAACCGCCTCACCGCGTTCAGGATCGTGGTGCTCCCGTTGTTGCGGCCCGGTCTGATCGCGGTTGGTTCCTTCGCCTTCGTGCACTCCTGGAACCACTTCCTGTTCGCCCTGATGTTCCTCAACAACCAGGACAAGCAGACGATCCCGGTCGGCCTCAACACCCTGATGAGCGCGGACAGCGTCGACCTCGGCGCCCTCGCGGCGGGCGGCATCATCGCGGCCGTCCCCGTGGTGATCGTGTTCGCCTTCATCCAGAAGTGGCTGATCACCGGCTTCAGCGCGGGGGCGGTGAAGGGATGA